The Triticum aestivum cultivar Chinese Spring chromosome 7B, IWGSC CS RefSeq v2.1, whole genome shotgun sequence genome window below encodes:
- the LOC123159250 gene encoding protein MONOCULM 1 — translation MIGSLHSSSSSDTDNNNNNNSNADLRNSSGEGEGDAALLGGGGRALAAAPSTRDLVLACADLLQRGDLAAARRAAEILLSAGSPRGDATDRLAYHFARALVLRVDSKAGLPFSPRPPAGTAPAPSGAYLAFNQIAPFLRFAHLTANQAILEAVEGSRRVHILDLDAAHGVQWPPLLQAIAERADPALGPPEVRITGAGADRDTLLRTGNRLRAFARSIHLPFHFAPLLLSCAASTHHVAGTSTTPSTAVTSLELHPDETLAVNCVLFLHKLGGQDELAAFLKWVKAMAPAVVTVAEREASGGGIDPIDELPRRVGVAMDHYSAVFEALEATVPPGSRERLAVEQEVLGREIEAAVGGTGGRWWRGLERWATAARGTGFAARPLSAFAVSQARLLLRLHYPSEGYLVQESRGACFLGWQTRPLLSVSAWQ, via the coding sequence ATGATCGGCTCACTCCACTCTTCCTCGTCCTCCGAcaccgacaacaacaacaacaacaacagcaacgcCGACCTCAGGAACAGcagcggcgagggcgagggcgacgctgccttgctgggcggcggcgggcgtgcGCTCGCGGCGGCCCCGTCCACGCGGGACCTCGTGCTGGCCTGCGCCGACCTGCTGCAGCGCGGGGACCTCGCCGCCGCGCGCCGCGCTGCCGAGATCCTCCTCTCCGCGGGGTCCCCGCGCGGCGACGCCACCGACCGCCTCGCGTACCACTTCGCGCGCGCGCTCGTGCTCCGCGTGGACTCCAAGGCCGGGCTGCCGTTCTCCCCGCGGCCACCAGCTGGGACAGCGCCGGCACCGTCTGGGGCGTACCTGGCGTTCAACCAGATCGCGCCGTTCCTGCGGTTCGCCCACCTGACGGCCAACCAGGCCATCCTCGAGGCCGTGGAGGGTTCGCGCCGCGTCCACATCCTCGACCTCGACGCGGCGCACGGCGTGCAGTGGCCGCCACTCCTCCAGGCGATCGCCGAACGAGCCGACCCAGCGCTGGGCCCGCCCGAGGTCCGCATCACCGGCGCTGGCGCCGACCGCGACACACTCCTTCGTACAGGCAACCGGTTACGCGCTTTCGCCCGCTCGATCCACCTCCCTTTCCACTtcgccccgctcctcctctcctGCGCCGCCAGCACGCACCACGTCGCCGGCACGAGCACCACCCCGAGCACCGCTGTCACGAGCCTGGAGCTACATCCCGACGAGACGCTGGCCGTGAACTGCGTGCTGTTCTTGCACAAGCTCGGCGGGCAGGACGAGCTCGCAGCGTTCCTGAAGTGGGTGAAGGCCATGGCCCCCGCCGTGGTGACCGTCGCCGAGagggaggcgagcggaggagggATCGACCCCATCGACGAGCTCCCGCGCCGTGTTGGCGTGGCCATGGATCACTATTCGGCGGTGTTCGAGGCGCTTGAGGCGACGGTGCCGCCGGGGAGCCGGGAGAGGCTGGCGGTGGAGCAGGAGGTCCTCGGCAGGGAGATCGAGGCCGCGGTGGGCGGCACAGGCGGGAGGTGGTGGCGCGGGCTCGAGCGGTGGGCTACCGCGGCACGCGGCACTGGGTTCGCCGCGCGGCCGCTCAGCGCGTTCGCCGTTTCGCAGGCACGGCTACTGCTGCGGCTGCACTACCCGTCGGAGGGATACCTGGTGCAGGAGTCCCGCGGCGCGTGCTTCCTCGGGTGGCAGACGCGGCCGCTGCTGTCCGTGTCGGCGTGGCAGTAG